The genomic region GCGGTCAGGGCCTGATAGCCCTCTTCGCGCAATAAGTCCACGACCGAACTGCGCACCGCTTCGTCGTCCTCGACCATCAGAACGGTTTCATGCCCGCCCCGGTGCTGCGGAGCATGGCGCATTGTTTCATCAGGCAACGGGCGCAAGCTGCGAGGGAAATACAGCTGCACCCGGGTGCCTTGCCCGACGACGCTTGCAATCTCGATATGCCCGCCGCTCTGTTTGACGAAGCCGAACACCATGCTCAACCCAAGGCCGGTGCCCTGGCCGTCAGCCTTGGTGGTGAAAAACGGTTCGAAGGCCTGCGCAACCACTTGCGGCGGCATGCCGACGCCCGAGTCAGCCACCGTCACGCAGACATAATCGCCCGCGACGATCCCCTTGCCGGCGCAAAACTTGCGGTCGAGGACGATGTTCTCGGCACTCAGGGCAATGGTCCCCTCGCCTTTCATGGCATCCCGGGCGTTGATCGTGAGGTTGAGAATGGCGTTTTCCAGTTGATTGCAGTCCACAAAGAGGTGCCATGGATCGTCAGGTGCGGACACCTTGATCTGGATCATCTCTCCCAGCGCTCGCTGCAATAATTCCCCGAGGTTTTCGAAGATCTGCCGTGGGTCGCATACGGCCGGCGACAAGGGCTGACGACGGGCAAAGGCGAGCAATTGCGAAGACAATTTGGCCCCGCGCTCGACTGCGGCAATCGAGGCGCCGACCCGGCGTTGCACGTTGGCGTTGTCCGGTTCGTGACGCGCCAGCAAATGCAGGTTGCCGGCAATCACCTGCAACAGGTTGTTGAAGTCATGGGCCACGCCCCCGGTAAGACCGCCGATGGCTTCGAGCTTCTGTGATTGACGCAATTGTTCTTCTGCAGCTAGCCGCGCGTCGACTTCATCAGCGACTCGCTGCTCCAGGTTGCGGGTGAACTTGAGCAAGGACTCTTCGGCAATCTTGCGTTCATGGATGTCGATCAACACCCCGGGAAAGCGGAAGGGTTCACCTTGCCTGTTGAACTCGCAACAGCCGCTGGCGAGCACCCACAAGTAACTGCCATCGGGACGCAGAACCCGGTATTCGGCGTTATAGGGCATGCCGGTTTCCACCGATTGGTTGATTCGCTCCTGAACCCAGCTGCGATCGTCGGGATGAATCTGCATTTGGGCGATGGCCGGTGACAGGTTGGCCAGGTCCTGATCGGGCGGGTAGGAAAACGTGCGGGCGAATCGTTCGTCGGCAGACAACACATCAGCCTTGATGTCCCAGACGAACGAGCCGAGCAAAGCCCCGGCATTGAGGGCCAGGCGAACCCTTTCATTGTCGGCGCGGTAGGCGTTTTCGGCTTCCTGGCGTCGGCGTTCGGAAATCACATGGTCAGTGGTTTCAACCACCATCGCCATGACCCCGGCGGGACACCCGTCATCATTGGCGACCGGGCTGTAGTAAAGGTCCATCCAGACGTCTTCGGGCACGCCATCGCGCAGCAGCACCAGTGCTTTGTTGTGATAGGACAAGGTGCCGCCCGCAAGGCAGGTGTCCACCACATGCCGATTGAATTCGGCGACCTCCGGCCAGCCCAGTTCCACCGGGGAACCCAGCAGGTAAGGATGACGCCCACCGGCAAATCTTGAGTAGGCGTCGTTATAGATCATGTAACCGGGGCGCCCCCACAGCATCACCATCGGCAGCGGTGAAGCGAGCAGTAACTGCACCGCGCTGCACAGGCTCCCGGGCCAGGTGTCGATGCGCCCAAGCTCGGTCAGGTTCCAGTCGAACGCACGAATGCGTTCGGCCATTTCGCCGCTCCAGCCGGTACATCCGTGGCTATTGTCTAGAAACTGCATCGACTGGCCTATGTCCTGTGAATGACATGTTTTCAGGCAGTGCAACAGCATGAGGAGACGCTGCCTGCCCGTCTGTTTCGAGCACTGCCAACGCCAATGGTTTCATAGAGGTATAGCTGATTCTCAACCGGCGCTTGTCGGGGCCGTATTTCGGCAAACGTGGTTGCCTCCTACGTACGTATCAATGTCGCAGGGTCAGCGGAAATCCCGGCTGCGCACATGGATACCGTCGAGCAATGAACTCAGGTCGCTCAAGCGTCCGGCAATCAGGTGCCGCACCTCGCCCACCTTTTCCCAGCGCCCATCGATCTTGAGCAATTGCGAGCCGACCAATACCTGTCGTTGCCGTTCGGCCAGATCGCGCCAGACCACCACGTTGACGTTGCCGAACTCGTCTTCAAGCGTCACGAAGGTCACACCGCTGGCGGTTCCCGGACGCTGCCGACCGGTGACCAGCCCGGCAACGCTGACCGGACGCCCATGCTCGACCGCCAGCAATTCCCTGGAGCTGCGACAGCGTCGGGCTTTGAGTTCCGCCCGCAGCAACGCCAGTGGATGTGGGCCGAGAGTGGTGCCGACACTGGCGTAATCGGCTTGCAAGTCTTCGCCCACAGTAGGTTTGGGCAGATCCACCGCCGGCTCTTCCTGACTCGGCAGACCGGCAAACAAACCGAGCTGCTTCTGCACCCCCGCCACCTCCCAGCGCGCCCGATGCCGATCACCGGCCAGCCCACGCAGTGCACCGGCATCGGCCAGTTGTTCCTGGGCGCGGGCATCGAGTCGTGCCCGCTCGCCAAGGTCAGCGATGTCGGCAAACGCCCCTTTCGATCTTGCCATCTCGATGCGCCGGGCATCATCTTCGCGAAAGCCCTTGATCATCCGCAGCCCCATGCGAATCGCCGGCTGCGCGCCGGTGATCGGTTCCAGGCTGCAATCCCAGTCGCTGGCCCGCACATCCACGGGGCGAATCTGCAAATGATGGCGGCGGGCGTCCTGGAGAATCTGGTCCGGGCTGTAGAAACCCATGGGCCAGCTGTTGATCAGCGCACAGGCAAAAGCCGCCGGCTCGTGGCATTTCAACCAGCAACTGGCGTAGGTCAGCAAGGCGAAACTGGCGGCGTGGGACTCGGGAAAACCGTAATCGCCGAAACCTTTGATCTGCTCGAAGATCTGCGCGGCAAACTCCGCCGTGTAGCCGTTTTTCCTCATGCCGTCCGCCAGGCGTTCCTTGTGTGGCTCCAGTCCGCCATGGCGTTTCCACGCGGCCATGGAACGGCGTAATTGATCGGCCTCGCCGGGGCTGTAGTCGGCGGCAACAATCGCAATCTGCATCACCTGCTCCTGGAACAGCGGCACGCCCAGGGTGCGCTTGAGCACCGCTTCAAGCTCTTTCGACGGGTATTTCACCTCTTCTTCGCCCTTACGCCGCCGCAGATAGGGATGCACCATCCCGCCCTGAATCGGCCCCGGACGAACGATCGCCACCTCGATCACCAAATCGTAGAAGTTCTTGGGTTTGAGCCTGGGCAACATCGACATCTGTGCCCTGGACTCGATCTGGAACACCCCAATGGTGTCCGCATGGCCGATCATCTCGTAGGTTTGCGGGTCTTCGGCCGGCACCGTCGCCAGGCTCAGGTCACGGCCCCGGTGCCGACGCAGCAGATCGAAACAACGGCGAATCGCGCTGAGCATGCCCAGCGCCAGAATATCGACCTTGAGCAGCCCGACCGCATCCAGATCGTCCTTGTCCCACTGGATGATGGTGCGCTCGGCCATGGCGGCATTTTCCACCGGCACCAGGCTGTCCAGAGGCTGCTCGGAAATCACAAAACCGCCTGGGTGCTGGGACAGGTGCCGGGGAAAACCGATCAACTGTTGGGTCAGGCTCAGCACTCGGCGCAACACCGGGCTATCGGGATCGAAACCACCTTCACGCAGACGCTCGACGGGCGGCGCCTGATCACTCCAGTGGCCGCAACAGTCGGCCAGAGCGTTGACCTGATCCGGCGGCAAACCCAACGCCTTGGCCACGTCGCGTACTGCGCCGGCACCGTGGTAAGTGCTGACCACCGCCGTCAGCGCCGCACGAGCCCGGCCATAACGCTGAAACACATACTGCAGGACTTCTTCGCGCCGCTCGTGCTCGAAATCCACGTCGATATCCGGCGGTTCGTTGCGCTCCCTGGAGAGAAAGCGTTCGAACAGCAGCGTGCTCCGATCCGGGTCGATCTCGGTGATCCCCAGCACGAAGCACACCGCCGAATT from Pseudomonas sp. GGS8 harbors:
- a CDS encoding PAS domain-containing sensor histidine kinase — encoded protein: MQFLDNSHGCTGWSGEMAERIRAFDWNLTELGRIDTWPGSLCSAVQLLLASPLPMVMLWGRPGYMIYNDAYSRFAGGRHPYLLGSPVELGWPEVAEFNRHVVDTCLAGGTLSYHNKALVLLRDGVPEDVWMDLYYSPVANDDGCPAGVMAMVVETTDHVISERRRQEAENAYRADNERVRLALNAGALLGSFVWDIKADVLSADERFARTFSYPPDQDLANLSPAIAQMQIHPDDRSWVQERINQSVETGMPYNAEYRVLRPDGSYLWVLASGCCEFNRQGEPFRFPGVLIDIHERKIAEESLLKFTRNLEQRVADEVDARLAAEEQLRQSQKLEAIGGLTGGVAHDFNNLLQVIAGNLHLLARHEPDNANVQRRVGASIAAVERGAKLSSQLLAFARRQPLSPAVCDPRQIFENLGELLQRALGEMIQIKVSAPDDPWHLFVDCNQLENAILNLTINARDAMKGEGTIALSAENIVLDRKFCAGKGIVAGDYVCVTVADSGVGMPPQVVAQAFEPFFTTKADGQGTGLGLSMVFGFVKQSGGHIEIASVVGQGTRVQLYFPRSLRPLPDETMRHAPQHRGGHETVLMVEDDEAVRSSVVDLLREEGYQALTAANGDLAMQMLLDGVAVDLIFTDVVMPGLIKSSDLAAWAKVQNPPVAVLFTSGHTRDIISRNHQLSPDTYLLSKPYGPEALLRMIRSVLGG
- a CDS encoding error-prone DNA polymerase, producing MSVDYAELHCLSNFSFQRGASSALELFQRAKKQGYQALAITDECTLAGIVRAWQASKAVELPLIIGSEMRIEGGPKLVLLVENLEGYQTLCRLITRARRRTQKGQYQVLREDFSEPLPGLLVLWAPDAVDDFAQGHWLKQTFAERLWLSVQLHRGQDDTRRLEALLTLARELRIPAVASGDVHMHTRGRRALQDTMTAIRHHLPVAEAGLRLHPNGERHLRSFDDLRDLYPQTLLDETLNIARRCTFDLSQLRYQYPRELVPDGHTAASWLRALAEKGIQWRWKKSPKAEVLAQIDKELELIAELGYESYFLTVHDIVNFAHQQHILCQGRGSAANSAVCFVLGITEIDPDRSTLLFERFLSRERNEPPDIDVDFEHERREEVLQYVFQRYGRARAALTAVVSTYHGAGAVRDVAKALGLPPDQVNALADCCGHWSDQAPPVERLREGGFDPDSPVLRRVLSLTQQLIGFPRHLSQHPGGFVISEQPLDSLVPVENAAMAERTIIQWDKDDLDAVGLLKVDILALGMLSAIRRCFDLLRRHRGRDLSLATVPAEDPQTYEMIGHADTIGVFQIESRAQMSMLPRLKPKNFYDLVIEVAIVRPGPIQGGMVHPYLRRRKGEEEVKYPSKELEAVLKRTLGVPLFQEQVMQIAIVAADYSPGEADQLRRSMAAWKRHGGLEPHKERLADGMRKNGYTAEFAAQIFEQIKGFGDYGFPESHAASFALLTYASCWLKCHEPAAFACALINSWPMGFYSPDQILQDARRHHLQIRPVDVRASDWDCSLEPITGAQPAIRMGLRMIKGFREDDARRIEMARSKGAFADIADLGERARLDARAQEQLADAGALRGLAGDRHRARWEVAGVQKQLGLFAGLPSQEEPAVDLPKPTVGEDLQADYASVGTTLGPHPLALLRAELKARRCRSSRELLAVEHGRPVSVAGLVTGRQRPGTASGVTFVTLEDEFGNVNVVVWRDLAERQRQVLVGSQLLKIDGRWEKVGEVRHLIAGRLSDLSSLLDGIHVRSRDFR